A region of Vitis riparia cultivar Riparia Gloire de Montpellier isolate 1030 chromosome 1, EGFV_Vit.rip_1.0, whole genome shotgun sequence DNA encodes the following proteins:
- the LOC117917638 gene encoding bidirectional sugar transporter SWEET15, with translation MAMAMANHHTLGLIFGILGNIISFLVYFAPAPTFYRIYKRKSAEGFHSLPYIVALFSAMLWLYYALLKKDAYLLITINSFGCAIESFYILLYFFYAPMQAKKQTLKVVISLNVGVFSILVVLIQFLLKGSNRINVFGWICASFSVAVFAAPLSIVAKVIRTKSVEFMPFSLSFFLTLSAIMWFAYGLLKNDPCVAIPNILGFILGLVQMVLYGFYRNAGKEKMEKKLPEHIIDMVMLSTLGTSDIHPIGAQQNGIKKSGSEDVKDDEETGNREKTTENSGELQPNGSTV, from the exons ATGGCTATGGCCATGGCCAACCATCACACACTAGGTCTTATCTTCGGTATCCTAG GCAACATTATCTCCTTCCTCGTATACTTCGCTCCTGC ACCAACATTTTATCGAATATATAAGAGAAAATCAGCAGAAGGCTTTCATTCACTGCCTTACATAGTAGCACTCTTCAGTGCTATGCTATGGTTGTACTATGCTCTACTCAAGAAAGATGCATATCTTCTGATTACCATTAACTCCTTCGGCTGCGCCATAGAGTCTTTCTACATTCTTCTGTACTTCTTTTACGCGCCGATGCAGGCCAAG AAACAAACTCTCAAAGTGGTCATTTCTTTGAATGTTGGGGTGTTCTCTATCCTTGTTGTCCTTATACAATTTCTTCTGAAAGGCTCAAATAGGATAAATGTTTTTGGGTGGATCTGTGCTTCATTCTCAGTGGCAGTCTTTGCAGCTCCTTTGAGCATTGTA GCCAAAGTGATTCGAACCAAGAGCGTCGAATTCATGCCTTTTTCCTTGTCCTTCTTCCTCACATTGAGTGCCATCATGTGGTTTGCCTATGGCCTTCTCAAAAATGACCCCTGTGTTGCT ATTCCAAACATTCTGGGGTTCATATTGGGGCTGGTCCAAATGGTGCTGTATGGATTCTATAGGAATGCTGGCAAAGAAAAGATGGAGAAGAAGCTGCCGGAACACATAATTGACATGGTCATGCTAAGCACATTAGGCACATCTGACATCCATCCGATCGGTGCCCAGCAGAATGGGATCAAGAAAAGTGGTAGTGAAGATGTCAAGGATGATGAAGAAACTGGGAATCGCGAGAAAACTACGGAAAATTCAGGTGAACTCCAGCCAAATGGAAGTACAGTTTGA
- the LOC117917521 gene encoding delta(3,5)-Delta(2,4)-dienoyl-CoA isomerase, peroxisomal, with product MENYKTLEIVQRSPKSSVFHLNLNRPSLRNALSLDFFSEFPKALDSLDQNPNVSVIILSGNGAHFCSGIDLKVLDSISERSQSSDRGRTGERLRRHIKFLQDAITAIEHCRKPVIAGIHGACIGAGIDVVTACDIRFCTEDAFFSVKEVDLAITADVGTLQRLPSIVGYGNAVELALTGRRFSGSEAKSLGLVSTVFGSKEAMDEGIRLVAEGIAAKSPLAVTGTKAVLLRGRDLTVDQGLDYVATWNSGMLLSDDLAEAVSAQIQKRKPVFAKL from the exons ATGGAAAACtacaaaaccctagaaattgtTCAGAGAAGCCCTAAATCTTCAGTTTTCCACCTCAATCTCAACCGTCCTTCTCTCCGAAACGCTCTCTCCCTCGACTTCTTCTCAGAGTTTCCCAAAGCCCTCGATTCCCTCGACCAAAACCCTAACGTAAGCGTCATTATTCTCTCCGGAAACGGAGCCCATTTCTGCTCCGGCATCGACCTAAAAGTCTTGGACTCCATCTCCGAACGTTCCCAATCCAGTGACCGCGGCCGCACCGGGGAGAGGCTCCGACGGCATATTAAGTTCTTGCAGGATGCCATCACGGCCATCGAGCACTGCCGGAAGCCGGTGATCGCCGGGATCCACGGAGCGTGCATTGGCGCTGGGATTGATGTTGTGACGGCTTGTGACATCAGGTTTTGTACGGAGGACGCATTCTTCTCCGTGAAAGAGGTGGATCTGGCGATCACTGCCGATGTCGGTACGCTTCAGCGGCTCCCGAGCATCGTTGGGTACGGTAACGCGGTCGAATTGGCGCTGACTGGAAGGCGATTTTCGGGCTCTGAGGCGAAATCGTTGGGTCTGGTTTCTACGGTTTTTGGCTCCAAGGAAGCCATGGATGAAGGCATAAGACTAGTTGCAGAAG GAATTGCAGCCAAGTCTCCTCTTGCTGTCACCGGGACAAAAGCAGTGTTACTAAGAGGTCGAGATCTCACTGTGGATCAAGGATTAGATTATGTTGCAACTTGGAACTCCGGCATGCTTTTATCTGATGATTTAGCTGAAGCCGTCTCAGCTCAAATCCAGAAGAGGAAGCCTGTTTTTGCCAAGCTCTGA
- the LOC117911340 gene encoding uncharacterized protein LOC117911340: MAGAFWGTRVMEIVKKHDSGGLVWKRIKLTTTRKANAKKRLLRVWQNEAVLKVCSEPPPSKTSGPGTNVTGEAAN; the protein is encoded by the exons ATGGCAGGTGCGTTTTGGGGGACGAGGGTGATGGAGATAGTGAAGAAGCACGACTCTGGAGGCCTAGTTTGGAAGAGAATAAAGCTCACCACCACCCGCAAAGCTAACGCCAAGAAGCGGCTCCTCAGGGTTTGGCAG AATGAAGCTGTACTGAAGGTTTGTTCAGAGCCTCCTCCTTCAAAAACTTCAGGGCCTGGTACCAATGTAACTGGGGAGGCTGCCAACTAG
- the LOC117917630 gene encoding serine/threonine-protein kinase PBS1, protein MGCFPCFDSREEEKLNPDKGRDDRRESPQMVASNISRLSSGADRLKARNSTGLKKESSGPKDVPDGHIAAQTFTFRELAAATKNFQPESFIGEGGFGRVYKGRLESTGQVVAVKQLDREGLQGNREFLVEVLMLSLLHHPNLVNLIGYCADGEQRLLVYEFMPLGSLEDHLLDLPPDKEPLDWNTRMKIAAGAAKGLEYLHDKASPPVIYRDFKSSNILLEEGFHPKLSDFGLAKLGPVGDKSHVSTRVMGTYGYCAPEYAMTGQLTVKSDVYSFGVVFLELITGRKAIDSTLPHGEQNLVTWARPLFNDRRKFAKLADPRLQGRYPMRGLYQALAVASMCIQEQAATRPLIGDVVTALSYLANQSYDPNAAHGHIYRGSGDRDERRNREERSARVTRNEDGGGSGRRWDLEGSEREDSPRETARMLNRDLDRERAVAEAKMWGENWREKRRQSAQGSFDGTNG, encoded by the exons ATGggttgttttccttgtttcgATTCGAGGGAGGAGGAGAAGCTGAATCCGGACAAGGGTAGGGATGATCGGAGGGAATCTCCGCAGATGGTGGCATCCAATATCTCCAGATTGTCCTCcg GTGCAGACAGGCTCAAAGCAAGGAACAGCACCGGGTTGAAAAAGGAGTCATCTGGTCCTAAGGATGTGCCGGATGGCCATATCGCTGCTCAAACATTCACTTTCCGTGAGCTAGCGGCGGCAACAAAGAATTTCCAGCCAGAGTCCTTTATAGGGGAAGGGGGATTTGGACGTGTGTACAAAGGGCGACTTGAGAGTACGGGGCAG GTTGTTGCTGTTAAACAATTGGATAGGGAGGGTCTCCAGGGTAACAGGGAATTTCTGGTGGAGGTTCTCATGCTCAGCCTTCTACATCACCCTAACCTAGTGAATCTGATAGGCTACTGTGCTGATGGAGAACAACGACTTCTTGTCTATGAATTTATGCCCCTGGGATCACTGGAGGATCACCTTCTTG ATCTTCCACCTGATAAGGAACCGCTGGATTGGAACACAAGAATGAAGATAGCGGCTGGTGCAGCCAAGGGTTTGGAATACTTGCATGACAAAGCAAGCCCTCCAGTTATTTACAGAGACTTCAAGTCATCCAATATTTTACTAGAAGAAGGATTTCACCCCAAGCTTTCTGATTTTGGGCTTGCAAAGCTTGGTCCTGTTGGGGACAAGTCACATGTTTCAACTAGGGTTATGGGCACTTATGGTTATTGTGCTCCCGAGTATGCCATGACTGGACAATTGACAGTGAAGTCTGATGTCTACAGCTTCGGGGTGGTCTTCTTGGAGCTGATTACTGGACGTAAAGCCATTGACAGCACCCTACCCCATGGAGAACAGAATCTTGTCACATGG GCCCGCCCTTTGTTCAATGATCGTCGAAAATTTGCAAAGTTGGCGGACCCACGATTGCAGGGTCGGTATCCAATGCGGGGTCTCTATCAGGCTCTAGCTGTGGCATCCATGTGCATCCAAGAACAAGCTGCCACCCGTCCTCTCATTGGTGATGTGGTGACTGCCCTCTCTTATTTGGCAAACCAGTCATATGACCCTAATGCAGCTCATGGGCACATCTACAGAGGTTCTGGGGATAGAGATGAGAGGAGAAACAGAGAGGAGAGAAGTGCAAGGGTTACAAGGAACGAGGATGGGGGAGGATCTGGACGAAGATGGGACTTGGAAGGGTCTGAGAGGGAAGACTCTCCTAGGGAAACTGCAAGGATGCTAAACAGGGATTTGGATAGAGAACGAGCTGTTGCTGAAGCCAAAATGTGGGGAGAGAATTGGCGAGAAAAGAGACGACAAAGTGCTCAAGGCAGTTTTGATGGCACTAACGGGTAA
- the LOC117923265 gene encoding NAC domain-containing protein 83 — MEKLNFVKNGVLRLPPGFRFHPTDEELVVQYLKRKAYSCPLPASIIPEVDVCKADPWDLPGDLEQERYFFSTREAKYPNGNRSNRATVSGYWKATGIDKQIVASKGNQVVGMKKTLVFYRGKPPHGSRTDWIMHEYRLVGAETTPQRKSSTTQSSMAQAENWVLCRIFLKKRGTKNDEEMMQTNNENRVVQKLRNSRPVFYDFLTRDRDDTNLASSNSSGSSGITEVSNTESEEHEESSSCNSFSPFRRKP, encoded by the exons ATGGAGAAGCtcaattttgtgaagaatggcGTCCTCAGATTGCCTCCTGGCTTCCGCTTCCATCCTACTGATGAAGAGCTGGTGGTGCAGTACTTGAAGCGCAAGGCCTATTCTTGCCCCCTGCCCGCCTCCATCATCCCTGAGGTCGATGTCTGCAAGGCTGATCCTTGGGATTTGCCAG GTGATTTGGAGCAGGAGAGGTACTTCTTCAGCACCAGGGAGGCCAAGTACCCGAATGGAAACCGGTCGAATAGAGCCACGGTTTCGGGTTACTGGAAGGCAACTGGAATTGACAAGCAAATTGTAGCTTCCAAGGGGAACCAGGTTGTGGGGATGAAGAAAACTTTGGTTTTTTATAGAGGAAAGCCTCCACATGGGTCGAGAACCGATTGGATTATGCACGAATACCGGCTTGTTGGTGCTGAAACCACCCCACAGAGAAAGAGCTCGACAACTCAG AGCTCAATGGCGCAAGCGGAGAACTGGGTGTTGTGCCGCATATTCCTGAAGAAACGGGGCACGAAAAATGATGAGGAGATGATGCAAACCAACAATGAGAACCGGGTGGTTCAGAAGTTGAGGAACAGCAGGCCTGTTTTCTATGATTTCTTGACAAGGGACAGGGATGATACTAATCTTGCTTCTTCCAATTCTTCCGGTTCAAGTGGGATCACAGAGGTGTCGAATACCGAATCAGAAGAACACGAAGAAAGCAGTAGTTGCAATAGTTTCTCGCCTTTCAGAAGAAAACCATAA